One window from the genome of Pseudomonas frederiksbergensis encodes:
- the mnmC gene encoding bifunctional tRNA (5-methylaminomethyl-2-thiouridine)(34)-methyltransferase MnmD/FAD-dependent 5-carboxymethylaminomethyl-2-thiouridine(34) oxidoreductase MnmC, producing the protein MTPIQHHAQLDWDDQGRPRSRAFNDVYFSDQSGLEETRYVFLQQNNLAERFAALADNGRLVIGETGFGTGLNFLCAWQLFEQCAPAGARLHFVSVEKFPLSPEDLRRALALWPELKAQADQLLGQYVAIHQGFQRITLASGRVTLTLLIGDALEQLPQLDGQIDAWFLDGFAPAKNPEMWSAELFAELARLAAPGATLSTFTSTGWVRRRLNAAGFKMKRTPGIGHKWEILRGAFLGWPEQTSLPAPIKPWYARPVVPVGERRALVIGGGLAGCASAASLAARGWQVTLLERHAGLAEEASGNPQGVLYLKLSAHGTALSQMILSGFGYTRRLLEHLQRGLDWDACGVLQLAFDAKEAERQARLAEAFPAGLLKILDRSEAEAQSAIGLPSGGLFYPEGGWVHPPALCRWQASRPAITLQAHHEVLELRRVDGQWQAWDGERCLASALVAILASAAEIKRFEPAADLPLKRIRGQITRLPQTSRSQRLATVVCAEGYVAPPRMGEHTLGASFDFHSDDLTPTAAEHAGNLQMLEDISVDLVDRLDARALDPAQLEGRAAFRCTSPDYLPIVGPLADHPAFIEAYSALAKDARQVPDTPCPWLDGLYVNSGHGSRGLITAPLSGELIAAWLENEPLPLPRGVAEACHPNRFTLRAVIRGKA; encoded by the coding sequence ATGACGCCCATTCAACACCATGCCCAACTCGACTGGGACGACCAGGGCCGCCCCCGCTCCCGGGCGTTCAACGATGTGTATTTCTCCGACCAGTCGGGACTGGAAGAAACCCGCTATGTGTTCTTGCAGCAGAACAACCTGGCCGAGCGTTTTGCCGCGCTGGCGGACAACGGGCGGCTGGTGATCGGCGAAACCGGGTTCGGCACCGGGTTGAATTTTCTTTGCGCCTGGCAGTTGTTCGAGCAATGCGCGCCGGCTGGCGCGCGGCTGCATTTTGTCAGCGTCGAAAAGTTTCCCCTGAGCCCTGAGGACCTGCGCCGAGCCCTGGCCTTGTGGCCGGAGCTCAAGGCCCAGGCGGACCAACTGCTTGGGCAGTACGTTGCGATTCACCAGGGTTTCCAGCGCATCACACTGGCGAGCGGCCGGGTCACCCTGACGCTGCTGATTGGCGACGCCCTGGAGCAACTGCCCCAGCTCGACGGGCAGATCGACGCCTGGTTCCTCGACGGTTTTGCCCCAGCGAAAAACCCTGAGATGTGGAGCGCCGAGCTGTTCGCCGAGCTCGCCCGACTGGCCGCGCCGGGGGCCACCCTGAGCACCTTCACCAGCACCGGCTGGGTGCGACGCCGGCTGAACGCGGCGGGCTTCAAGATGAAACGCACGCCAGGCATCGGCCATAAGTGGGAGATTCTTCGCGGTGCGTTCCTCGGTTGGCCGGAGCAGACCTCGCTACCGGCACCGATCAAACCCTGGTACGCCCGGCCTGTCGTGCCAGTCGGCGAGCGCCGGGCCCTGGTGATCGGCGGCGGCCTGGCCGGTTGTGCCAGCGCGGCCAGCCTCGCGGCCCGTGGCTGGCAGGTCACCTTGCTGGAACGTCACGCCGGCTTGGCCGAAGAAGCGTCCGGCAACCCCCAGGGCGTGCTGTACCTCAAACTGTCGGCCCACGGCACCGCATTGTCACAGATGATCCTCAGCGGTTTCGGCTACACGCGGCGCTTGCTCGAACACCTGCAACGGGGCCTTGACTGGGACGCTTGCGGCGTCTTGCAACTGGCCTTCGATGCCAAGGAAGCCGAGCGCCAGGCGCGGTTGGCCGAGGCGTTTCCAGCCGGCCTGCTGAAAATCCTCGATCGCAGCGAAGCCGAGGCGCAATCCGCCATCGGTTTGCCCAGCGGCGGCCTGTTTTATCCTGAAGGCGGCTGGGTGCATCCGCCAGCGTTGTGCCGTTGGCAAGCTTCGAGGCCGGCGATCACGTTGCAGGCACATCATGAAGTGCTGGAACTGCGCCGCGTCGACGGCCAATGGCAGGCCTGGGACGGCGAACGCTGCCTGGCCAGCGCACTGGTGGCCATTCTCGCCAGCGCGGCCGAGATCAAACGCTTCGAGCCCGCCGCCGACCTGCCCCTCAAGCGCATTCGAGGACAGATCACCCGCCTGCCGCAAACCAGCCGCAGCCAGCGCCTGGCGACGGTCGTCTGCGCCGAAGGCTACGTGGCACCGCCGCGCATGGGCGAGCACACGTTGGGGGCCAGTTTCGATTTTCACAGCGATGACCTGACCCCTACCGCCGCCGAGCATGCCGGCAACCTGCAAATGCTCGAAGACATTTCCGTGGACCTGGTGGATCGGCTGGACGCCCGAGCCTTGGATCCCGCGCAACTGGAAGGCCGCGCGGCGTTCCGCTGCACCAGCCCGGACTACCTGCCAATCGTCGGTCCCCTGGCTGATCACCCTGCCTTCATCGAAGCGTATTCGGCGCTGGCCAAGGACGCCCGCCAAGTGCCCGACACGCCCTGCCCTTGGCTCGACGGCCTGTACGTCAACAGCGGCCACGGTTCCCGAGGCCTGATCACCGCGCCGCTGTCCGGCGAATTGATCGCCGCCTGGCTGGAGAACGAACCGCTGCCGCTGCCGCGAGGCGTAGCCGAGGCGTGTCATCCGAACCGGTTCACGCTGCGGGCGGTGATTCGAGGCAAGGCCTGA
- a CDS encoding N-acetylglutaminylglutamine amidotransferase translates to MCGLAGELRFDQQPADLAAVERITHHLAPRGPDAWGFHSQGPIALGHRRLKIMDLSDGSAQPMIDNQLGLSLAFNGAIYNYPELRAELEGLGYAFHSGGDTEVLLKGYHAWGEALLPKLNGMFAFAIWERDAKRLFIARDRLGVKPLYLSRTGQRLRFASALPALLKGGDINPVLDPVALNHYLNFHAVVPAPRTLLAGIEKLPPATWMRVEADGSTEQKTWWTLPYGPRPDEQNLNLEDWIERVLDSTREAVAIRQRAAVDVGVLLSGGVDSSMLVGLLREVGVEDLSTFSIGFQDAGGERGDEFQYSDLIAKHYGTRHHQLRIDEKEIIEQLPAAFRAMSEPMVSHDCIAFYLLSREVAKHCKVVQSGQGADELFAGYHWYPQVDGASDPYAAYRAAFFDRSYEEYAATVQPKWMTANDAAGDFVKAHFAQPGADAAVDKALRLDSTVMLVDDPVKRVDNMTMAWGLEARTPFLDYRLVELSARVPAKFKLPDGGKHVLKEAARRVIPSEVIDRKKGYFPVPGLKHLEGNTLAWVRELLLDPSQDRGLFNPTMLDRLLTDPNGQLTPLRGSRLWQLAALNLWLSEQGI, encoded by the coding sequence ATGTGCGGATTAGCTGGAGAGTTACGTTTCGATCAACAACCTGCGGACCTTGCGGCCGTAGAGCGCATCACCCATCACCTGGCCCCTCGCGGCCCCGACGCATGGGGCTTTCATAGCCAGGGGCCGATAGCCCTCGGCCATCGGCGCTTGAAAATCATGGACCTGTCCGACGGCTCGGCGCAGCCGATGATCGACAATCAATTGGGCCTGTCCCTGGCGTTCAACGGTGCGATCTACAACTACCCGGAACTGCGGGCCGAACTCGAAGGCCTGGGCTACGCCTTTCATTCAGGTGGCGACACCGAAGTGCTGCTCAAGGGTTATCACGCCTGGGGCGAAGCGCTGCTGCCCAAGCTCAACGGCATGTTCGCCTTCGCCATCTGGGAACGCGATGCCAAGCGGCTGTTCATCGCCCGCGACCGTCTCGGCGTGAAGCCGCTATACCTGTCACGCACCGGCCAGCGCCTGCGCTTTGCCTCGGCATTGCCGGCACTGCTCAAGGGCGGCGACATCAACCCGGTGCTCGATCCGGTCGCCCTGAATCACTACCTCAATTTCCATGCGGTCGTCCCGGCGCCTCGCACCTTGCTGGCCGGCATCGAAAAGCTGCCGCCGGCCACCTGGATGCGCGTCGAGGCGGACGGTAGCACCGAGCAGAAAACCTGGTGGACGCTGCCCTACGGTCCTCGGCCCGATGAGCAGAACCTCAATCTGGAAGACTGGATCGAACGCGTGCTGGACAGCACCCGCGAAGCGGTCGCCATCCGCCAGCGCGCCGCCGTCGATGTGGGCGTGTTGCTATCGGGCGGCGTGGATTCGAGCATGCTCGTCGGCTTGCTTCGTGAGGTTGGCGTCGAAGACCTGTCCACCTTCTCCATCGGCTTCCAGGACGCCGGTGGCGAACGCGGTGACGAATTCCAGTATTCGGACTTGATCGCCAAGCACTACGGCACCCGCCACCATCAGTTGCGCATCGATGAAAAAGAGATCATCGAACAGCTGCCGGCCGCGTTCCGTGCCATGAGCGAACCGATGGTCAGCCACGACTGCATCGCCTTCTACCTGCTCTCGCGGGAAGTGGCCAAGCACTGCAAAGTGGTGCAAAGCGGCCAGGGCGCCGACGAACTGTTCGCCGGCTACCACTGGTACCCGCAAGTGGATGGCGCCAGCGATCCTTATGCGGCCTATCGCGCGGCGTTCTTCGACCGCAGCTACGAGGAATATGCCGCCACCGTGCAACCCAAGTGGATGACGGCCAACGATGCGGCCGGTGACTTCGTCAAGGCGCATTTCGCCCAGCCGGGCGCCGATGCCGCAGTGGACAAGGCCTTGCGCCTGGACAGCACGGTGATGCTGGTGGACGACCCGGTCAAGCGTGTCGACAACATGACCATGGCTTGGGGCCTGGAAGCACGCACGCCGTTCCTCGACTACCGGCTGGTGGAGCTTTCCGCCCGGGTACCGGCGAAATTCAAGCTGCCCGATGGCGGCAAGCACGTGCTCAAGGAAGCGGCCCGCCGGGTGATCCCGAGCGAGGTCATCGACCGCAAGAAAGGCTATTTCCCGGTGCCCGGCCTCAAGCATCTCGAAGGCAACACCCTGGCCTGGGTCCGTGAGCTGCTGCTGGATCCGAGCCAGGATCGCGGGCTGTTCAATCCGACCATGCTTGACCGCCTGCTGACCGACCCCAACGGCCAACTGACGCCGTTGCGCGGCTCGCGGCTGTGGCAATTGGCGGCGCTGAACCTGTGGCTCAGCGAGCAAGGAATCTGA
- the ngg gene encoding N-acetylglutaminylglutamine synthetase: MKPHSTLHNQRLLRGQPPSYERLQARLAEDGSELGADPIAVHCGWGRLLIGHTFPDPASLAQELLNEQPGERDIALYVAAPQQVLGLEPAHLFLDPSDTLRLWFSDYRQATRVFRGFRIRRAQGDSDWQAINQLYQARGMLPIDPERLTPRHQGGPVYWLAEDDDTGAVIGSVMGLNHQKAFNDPENGSSLWCLAVDPQCSRPGVGEVLVRHLIEHFMSRGLSYLDLSVLHDNRLAKNLYAKLGFRNLSTFAIKRKNGINQPLFLGPGPEAQFNPYARIIVEEAHRRGIEVQVDDAEAGLFTLVHGSRRIRCRESLSDLTSAISMTLCQNKSLTHKVLKNAGLNLPAQQLAGNADDNLAFLDEHERVVVKPLDGEQGQGVAVDLRTIEEVQAAIEAARRFDSRVLLESFHEGLDLRILVIGFDVVAAAIRRPAEVIGDGQHTIGALIEAQSRRRQAATGGESKIPMDAETERTLTAAGYDYDSVLPKGEHLFVRRTANLHTGGVLEDVTAILHPTLADAAVRAARALDIPMVGLDLLVPAADQPEYVFIEANERAGLANHEPQPTAERFVDLLFPHSQAVV; the protein is encoded by the coding sequence ATGAAACCCCATTCCACCCTTCACAACCAACGACTTCTGCGCGGCCAACCGCCGTCCTATGAACGCTTGCAGGCACGCTTGGCCGAAGACGGCAGCGAACTGGGTGCCGACCCCATCGCCGTGCATTGCGGCTGGGGTCGGCTGCTGATCGGCCATACCTTCCCGGACCCGGCGAGCCTGGCCCAGGAACTGCTCAACGAACAACCCGGCGAACGTGACATCGCCCTGTATGTCGCCGCGCCGCAACAGGTGCTGGGGTTGGAACCGGCGCATCTGTTCCTTGATCCGTCGGACACCCTGCGCCTGTGGTTCAGCGACTATCGGCAAGCCACGCGGGTGTTTCGCGGCTTCCGGATTCGCCGCGCCCAGGGCGACAGCGACTGGCAGGCCATCAACCAGCTCTACCAGGCTCGGGGCATGCTGCCCATCGACCCGGAGCGACTGACCCCGCGCCATCAAGGTGGCCCGGTCTACTGGCTGGCGGAGGACGACGACACCGGCGCGGTGATCGGCAGCGTCATGGGCCTCAATCACCAGAAAGCCTTCAACGATCCGGAAAATGGCAGCAGCCTCTGGTGCCTCGCGGTCGACCCGCAGTGTTCACGCCCCGGCGTCGGGGAAGTGCTGGTGCGCCATCTCATCGAGCATTTCATGAGCCGTGGCTTGAGCTACCTTGACCTGTCGGTGCTGCACGACAATCGGCTGGCGAAAAACCTCTACGCCAAACTCGGTTTCCGCAACCTTTCGACCTTCGCCATCAAGCGCAAGAATGGCATCAACCAACCATTGTTCCTTGGGCCTGGCCCCGAGGCGCAGTTCAACCCCTATGCACGGATCATCGTCGAGGAAGCGCACCGTCGCGGCATCGAAGTGCAGGTGGATGACGCCGAGGCCGGCCTGTTCACCCTGGTGCACGGCAGCCGCCGGATTCGCTGCCGGGAATCGCTGAGCGACCTGACCAGCGCAATCAGCATGACGCTGTGCCAGAACAAGAGCCTGACCCACAAAGTGCTGAAAAACGCAGGCTTGAACTTGCCGGCCCAACAACTGGCGGGCAATGCCGACGACAATCTGGCGTTTCTCGATGAGCATGAACGGGTGGTCGTGAAACCGCTGGACGGCGAACAAGGCCAAGGCGTGGCGGTGGACCTGCGCACGATCGAAGAAGTGCAAGCCGCCATCGAAGCGGCCCGGCGCTTCGACAGCCGAGTATTGCTGGAAAGCTTCCACGAGGGCCTGGATTTGCGCATCCTCGTGATCGGCTTTGACGTGGTGGCAGCAGCGATCCGTCGCCCGGCCGAAGTGATCGGCGATGGGCAGCACACCATCGGCGCGCTCATTGAAGCCCAAAGCCGACGACGCCAGGCCGCAACCGGCGGCGAAAGCAAAATCCCGATGGACGCCGAGACCGAGCGCACCCTGACCGCGGCTGGCTATGACTACGACAGCGTACTGCCCAAGGGCGAGCACCTGTTCGTACGGCGCACGGCGAACCTGCACACGGGTGGCGTCCTGGAGGACGTGACAGCGATCCTTCACCCAACCCTGGCCGATGCGGCGGTCCGTGCGGCACGGGCCCTGGACATTCCCATGGTCGGCCTGGACCTGCTCGTCCCGGCCGCCGATCAACCGGAATACGTGTTCATCGAAGCCAACGAACGCGCCGGGCTGGCCAATCACGAACCACAACCCACCGCCGAGCGCTTTGTGGATTTGTTGTTCCCCCATAGCCAGGCGGTGGTCTGA
- a CDS encoding osmoprotectant NAGGN system M42 family peptidase, protein MISKIPEPDLEYLQKVLLEMLAIPSPTGFTDTIVRYVAERLEELGIPFEMTRRGTIRATLKGRKSSPDRAVSAHLDTIGASVRAIKDNGRLTLAPVGCWSSRFAEGSRVSLFTDSGVIRGSVLPLMASGHAFNTAVDEMPISWDHIELRLDAYCATRADCETLGVGIGDYVAFDPLPEFTESGHISARHLDDKAGVAALLAALKAIVDSGEELLIDCHPLFTITEETGSGAAAALPWDVSEFVGIDIAPVAPGQHSSEHAVSVAMQDSGGPYDYHLSRHLLKLAKENELPARRDLFRYYFSDAHSAITAGHDIRTALLAFGCDATHGYERTHIDSLAALSRLLGAYILSPPVFASDAQPAQGSLDRFSHQIEHDAQMESDTRVPSVDSLIGQRSDS, encoded by the coding sequence ATGATCAGTAAAATTCCCGAACCGGATCTCGAATACTTGCAAAAAGTCTTGCTGGAAATGCTAGCCATTCCCAGCCCGACCGGTTTTACCGACACCATTGTCCGTTACGTCGCCGAACGGCTCGAAGAGCTGGGCATTCCATTCGAAATGACCCGGCGCGGCACGATCCGCGCGACGCTCAAGGGCCGCAAGAGTAGCCCCGACCGCGCGGTGTCGGCGCACCTGGACACCATCGGGGCTTCGGTCCGGGCCATCAAGGACAACGGTCGCCTGACACTCGCCCCGGTGGGCTGCTGGTCCAGCCGGTTTGCCGAGGGCAGCCGGGTCAGCCTGTTCACCGACTCCGGTGTGATTCGTGGCAGCGTCCTGCCGTTGATGGCGTCCGGTCACGCATTCAACACGGCCGTGGATGAAATGCCCATCAGCTGGGACCACATCGAACTGCGCCTGGACGCCTACTGCGCCACCCGCGCCGACTGCGAGACCCTGGGCGTCGGCATCGGCGACTACGTGGCCTTCGATCCCTTGCCGGAGTTCACCGAAAGCGGCCATATCAGCGCCCGGCACCTGGACGACAAGGCCGGCGTCGCCGCATTGCTGGCGGCGCTGAAGGCCATCGTCGACAGCGGTGAGGAACTGCTGATCGATTGCCATCCGCTGTTCACCATCACCGAAGAAACCGGCAGCGGCGCGGCGGCGGCGCTGCCCTGGGACGTCAGCGAGTTCGTCGGGATCGACATCGCGCCGGTCGCACCGGGCCAGCATTCCAGCGAACACGCGGTGAGCGTGGCCATGCAGGATTCTGGAGGTCCCTACGACTACCATCTGTCACGGCACTTGTTGAAACTGGCCAAGGAAAACGAGCTCCCAGCGCGCCGCGACCTGTTTCGCTACTACTTCAGCGACGCCCATTCGGCGATCACCGCCGGCCACGATATCCGCACCGCCCTGCTCGCCTTCGGCTGCGACGCCACCCATGGCTACGAACGCACCCACATCGACAGCCTGGCGGCCCTCAGCCGCTTGCTCGGCGCCTATATCCTCAGCCCACCGGTGTTCGCCAGTGATGCGCAGCCGGCCCAGGGTTCACTGGACCGCTTCAGTCACCAGATCGAACACGATGCGCAAATGGAAAGCGACACCCGGGTGCCTTCAGTGGATAGCTTGATTGGGCAGCGTTCGGATAGCTGA
- a CDS encoding YheU family protein, with amino-acid sequence MLIPHDQLEVDTLTRLIEDFVTRDGTDNGDDTPLETRVLRVRQALAKRQAMIVFDPESEQCQLMLKHDVPKHLFD; translated from the coding sequence ATGCTGATCCCCCATGACCAACTCGAAGTCGACACCCTCACCCGCCTGATCGAAGACTTCGTCACCCGCGACGGGACCGACAACGGTGACGACACGCCGTTGGAAACCCGCGTCCTGCGGGTTCGACAGGCCCTGGCCAAACGCCAGGCGATGATTGTCTTCGATCCGGAAAGCGAACAATGCCAGCTGATGCTCAAGCACGATGTGCCCAAGCATCTATTCGATTGA
- the csrA gene encoding carbon storage regulator CsrA codes for MLVLSRAVGELISIGDDITVRVLSVSGSTVRFGVEAPRHVDVHRSEIYDKIQRKKAQAARKACSIE; via the coding sequence ATGCTCGTACTAAGCCGCGCTGTAGGTGAGTTGATATCCATTGGTGATGACATTACCGTCCGCGTGCTGTCGGTCAGCGGCAGCACCGTGCGTTTCGGCGTGGAAGCACCACGACACGTCGATGTGCATCGTTCCGAAATCTACGACAAGATCCAGAGGAAAAAGGCCCAGGCGGCACGCAAGGCTTGTTCAATCGAATAG